The genomic interval CCTGCCGCACCAGTGGCAAAGCCGGCTGCCCCTTCAAAAATCGACGTCAATGGCTTGCCTGTCAGTTGGTCCATCCAGTTGGCCAGCCTGTCCAATCGTGCCGGTGCCGAAAAGCTCCAGCAAACCCTGCGCAGCCAGGGCTACAACGCCTATATCCGCTCGGCGGGCGGAATGAATCGGGTGTATGTCGGGCCGCTGATCGAGCGCGCCGAGGCGGAGCGGACACGCGACGCCATCAACCGGCAGAACAGCCTCAAAGGCTTTGTGGTGCGTTTCCAGCCAGAGCGCAGCTGATAGCACGAGGGCGGCTTTGCCGGCCATCACCGGCAAGCCAGCTCCAGAGAGTGCCTGGCAAATCACCCGGTCATGTTTTGTTCTATGAAAGGTGGCTTGCCGGCGATGAAGCCAACACCAATCCACCCGACATTCCGCTTACTCCCAGCCCGTCGCTCTGGTAAAATGCGCCGCCTCAAACGTCTGCAGGCAGCACCGTGGCATTTACCTTGGTTGATTGGGCGATCATCGCGATCATCGCCGTCTCCACACTGATCAGTCTCAAGCGCGGCTTCGTCAAGGAAGCCTTGTCGTTGCTCATCTGGATCGTTGCGGGTGCGGTTGCGTGGATGTTCGGCGGTTCGCTCTCGGTGTATCTTGAGAGCTATATCCAGACGCCATCCATGCGCGTCATCGCCGGCTGCGCCATTCTTTTCGTCGCCACCTTGCTGGTGGGGGCCATGGTCAACTTCCTTGTCGGCGAGCTGATCCGTGTGACCGGGCTGTCCGGCACCGATCGTTTCCTGGGCATGGCCTTTGGCGCTGCGCGCGGGGCCTTGCTGGTAGTGGTGGCCATAGGCCTGATCAGCCTGGGGCCTGTTCAACAAGACACCTGGTGGCAGGAATCACGCCTGATACCACAATTTCTCTTGGTCGCCGACTGGTCGAAAAACCTGATCCTGGGTTTTACCGGCCAATGGACGCCCAGTGGGTTGATCAGCGCTCCGGCTGATCTTCCGTTCAAGGAACAGTTGCTCGGGCCGTCCCGGCCCTGAGCGCTATTCACTCAAGTTTCGTCAAAGTAGGGGTTGCGTCGCATGTGTGGCATCGTCGGTATCGTCGGTAAGTCGAACGTCAATCAGGCGCTGTATGACGCGCTTACGGTCCTCCAGCACCGCGGCCAGGACGCTGCCGGTATCGTGACCAGCCATGACGGCCGGTTGTTCCTGCGCAAGGATAATGGCCTGGTGCGCGACGTCTTCCAGCAGCGCCATATGCAGCGCCTGGTGGGCAGCATGGGCATTGGCCACGTGCGTTATCCGACGGCAGGCAGCTCGACCTCGGCCGAGGCCCAGCCGTTCTACGTCAACTCGCCGTATGGCATCACCCTGGCCCACAACGGCAACCTGACCAACGTCGAGCAGTTGGCCAAAGAGATTTACGAGTCCGACCTGCGCCACGTCAACACCAACTCCGACTCGGAAGTGCTGCTGAACGTGTTCGCCCATGAGCTGGCGGTGCGTGGCAAGCTGCAACCGACCGAAGAGGACGTGTTCGCCGCTGTTTCCCACGTGCACAGCCGCTGCGTCGGCGGTTACGCCGTGGTGGCGATGGTCACTGGCTACGGCATCGTCGGTTTCCGCGATCCCCACGGTATCCGCCCGGTAGTGTTCGGCCAGCGTCACACCGACGAAGGCGTGGAATACATGATCGCCTCGGAAAGCGTGGCTCTGGACGTGCTCGGCTTTACCCTGATCCGCGACCTGGCGCCGGGCGAAGCGGTGTATATCACCGAAGAAGGCCAGCTGTTCACCAAGCAGTGCGCCGAATCGCCAAAACTGCAGCCGTGCATTTTCGAGCACGTCTACCTGGCCCGCCCAGACTCGATCATCGACGGTATTTCGGTGTACAAGGCCCGTCTGCGCATGGGGGAGAAGCTTGCCGACAAGATCATGCGCGAGCGCCCAGAGCATGATATCGACGTGGTCATCCCGATCCCGGACACCAGCCGCACTGCTGCGCTGGAACTGGCCAACCGGCTGGGCGTCAAGTTCCGCGAAGGCTTCGTCAAGAACCGCTACATCGGCCGTACCTTCATCATGCCCGGCCAGGCCGCGCGCAAGAAATCGGTACGCCAGAAGCTCAACGCCATCGAACTGGAATTCCGCGGCAAGAACGTGATGCTGGTGGACGACTCGATCGTGCGCGGCACCACCTGCAAGCAGATCATCCAGATGGCCCGTGAAGCCGGTGCCAAGAATGTCTACTTCTGTTCCGCAGCCCCTGCGGTGCGCTACCCCAACGTCTACGGCATCGACATGCCGAGTGTTCACGAACTGATCGCCCACAACCGTACCACCGAACAAGTGGCCGAGTTGATTGGTGCCGATTGGCTGATCTATCAGGACTTGCCAGACCTGATTGACTCGGTCGGTGGCGGCAAGATCAAGATCGATCACTTCGATTGCGCGGTGTTCAACGGTGAGTACGTCACCGGCGATATCGACGATGCCTACCTCGAGCGTATCGAGCAGGCCCGTAATGACCTGGCCAAGGTCAAGAACCAGGCCGTCAGCGCGATCATCGACCTCTACAACAACTGATTCAGGGAGCGACGGCATGACGGATCAATGGGATGCCGGGCGACTGGACAGCGACCTCGAGGGTGTCGGTTTCGACACCCTGGCGGTGCGCGCCGGTCAACACCGTACACCTGAGGGCGAGCACAGCGAAGCGCTGTTCCTGACCTCCAGCTACGTGTTCCGCACGGCCGCCGATGCGGCCGCGCGCTTTGCCGGTGAAACACCGGGCAACGTCTATTCGCGTTACACAAACCCGTCGGTGCGCGCCTTTGAGGAGCGCCTGGCGGCCATGGAAGGCGCCGAGCAGGCCGTGGGCACTTCCACCGGCATGGCGGCGATCCTGGCCGTGGTAATGTCGCTGTGCAGTGCCGGTGACCACGTGCTGGTATCGCAGAGCGTATTCGGCTCGACCATCAGCCTGTTCGAGAAGTACTTCAAGCGCTTTGGTGTGCAGGTGGACTACGTGCCGCTGGTCGACCTCGGTGGCTGGGAAAAGGCCATCAAGGCCAATACCAAGCTACTGATCGTCGAGTCGCCGTCCAACCCGCTGGCCGAGCTGGTCGATATCACCGCGCTCAGTGAAATCGCCCATGCCCGCGGTGCCATGCTGGTGGTGGACAACTGCTTCAGCACCCCTGCCTTGCAGCAGCCGCTGAAGCTGGGTGCCGACATCGTGTTCCACTCGGCCACCAAGTTCATCGACGGCCAGGGCCGCTGCATGGGTGGCGTGGTTGCCGGCCGTGCCGAACAGATGAAAGAAGTGGTGGGCTTCCTGCGCACCGCAGGCCCAACGCTCAGCCCGTTCAATGCCTGGATCTTCACCAAGGGCCTGGAAACCTTGCGCCTGCGCATGCGTGCGCACTGCGAAAGCGCCCAGGCCCTGGCCGAATGGCTGGAGCAGCAGGATGGCGTGGAGAAGGTGCACTACGCCGGCCTGCCCAGCCATCCGCAGCACGAGCTGGCCAAGCGCCAGATGAGTGGCTTTGGTGCGGTGGTCAGCTTCGAGGTCAAGGGCGGCAAAGAGGGCGCCTGGCGCTTTATCGACGCGACCCGGGTGATTTCCATCACCACCAACCTGGGTGACAGCAAGACCACCATCGCTCACCCTGCCACCACCTCCCACGGCCGCTTGTCGGCGCAGGAGCGTGAAGCCGCCGGTATCCGCGACAGCCTGATCCGCGTTGCCGTGGGCCTGGAAGATGTGGCCGACCTGCAGGCCGACCTTGCACGCGGGCTGGCCGCACTGTGATCGAAATCCGCGGCAGTACCCCGGGCCACAATGGCCGGGTAGCCTTGGTCACCGGTGCCGCGCGCGGCATCGGCCTGGGCATTGCCGCTTGGCTGGTCTGTGAAGGCTGGCAGGTGGTGCTGAGCGACCTCGACCGGCAGCGTGGCAGCAAAGTGGCCAAGGCCTTGGGCGACAACGCCTGGTTCATTACCATGGACGTTGCCGACGAGGCCCAGGTCAGTGCCGGGGTGTCTGAAGTGCTCGGGCAGTTTGGTCGGCTGGACGCGCTGGTGTGCAATGCGGCCATCGCCAATCCGCACAACCAGACGCTGGAAAGCCTGAGCCTGGCGCAATGGAACCGGGTGCTGGCGGTCAACCTCAATGGCCCGATGCTGCTGGCCAAGCATTGTGCGCCGTACCTGCGTGCGCACAACGGGGCGATCGTCAACCTTACCTCCACCCGGGCGCGGCAGTCCGAGCCCGATACGGAGGCCTACGCGGCGAGCAAGGGCGGCCTGGTGGCCTTGACCCATGCCCTGGCCATGAGCCTGGGCCCGGAGATTCGTGTCAATGCGGTAAGCCCGGGCTGGATCGATGCCCGTGACCCGTCGCAGCGCCGCGCCGAGCCGTTGACCGACGCCGATCATGCCCAGCACCCGACGGGTAGGGTGGGCACCGTGGAAGATGTGGCGGCCATGGTTGCCTGGCTGTTGTCGCGCCAGGCGGCGTTTGTCACTGGCCAGGAGTTTGTGGTCGACGGCGGCATGACCCGCAAGATGATCTACACCTGAACATTCTGCTTATCATTTACGGGCCTCTTCGCGGGTGAACCCGCTCCCACAGGTACAGCGCAGTGCTAAAGACCTGTGCCGTACCTGTGGGAGCGGGTTTACCCGCGAAGGGGCCCGTACAGGCAAGCGCACTATTTTGCCCTTTTTGAAAAATATTCAATGGGGCTATTGACTTAGCTTCGCCATCTGCGTAAATTTCGCGGCCTCAGCGAAGCAAACGCAACAAGCAACATCGCGAGGGTGATTAGCTCAGCCGGGAGAGCATCTGCCTTACAAGCAGAGGGTCGGCGGTTCGATCCCGTCATCACCCACCACTTCCTGAGAAGTTCCTGGTGCAAGGTTTCGCAAGAAGCCCATGGCCAGAGAGGAACGCACTGCGCAGCGGTAGTTCAGTCGGTTAGAATACCGGCCTGTCACGCCGGGGGTCGCGGGTTCGAGTCCCGTCCGCTGCGCCATTTTTCAGTAACAGATGGGTGCTTTGCACCGGTCTGAAGCCACAAGGCAAATTGTCTTTGGCTGATCCCAGTTTCAATCAGGTGCAAGCCTGAACGATACGCAGCGGTAGTTCAGTCGGTTAGAATACCGGCCTGTCACGCCGGGGGTCGCGGGTTCGAGTCCCGTCCGCTGCGCCATCTTCGCTTCAAGGTCCCTAGAACACCTTGAAGCAAACACAAGAGAAGCGATCATGTTATCGCTTTTTTTGTGCCTGCCCTGAGGCCTTGGCGCCGGAAGGGTAGACCCAGGTTTCAATCGGGTGAAAGCCTGAATGATACGCAGCGGTAGTTCAGTCGGTTAGAATACCGGCCTGTCACGCCGGGGGTCGCGGGTTCGAGTCCCGTCCGCTGCGCCATCTTTGCCTCAAGGCCCCTTTGAACGCCTTGAAGCACAAAAAGAGCGACCTTAGGGTCGCTTTTTTTGTTTCTGCGGCTGAAAACCTGTCTTTACCCATTTTTACACCAACCTGACAGACTCTTCACCGACCAGTGGTTCCTGTGCCTGCCTGCTGTGTTGCACAATAGGCACCTTCTCGACTTACCCGGAATTCGCAATGACCAGATCTTCCGTCTTTGGTGCGCTCGGGCTGGCCCTGGTGCTGGCGGGGGTGGCCGGTTGTTCCTCGAAAAAGACTGCCGTGTACGAGCACGAGAACTTCGATGACTCGGGTACCTTCTCGCGCAGCTTTCCGGTGAGCGATGCCGGCACTTGCGAGGCCGCCCGGCGTGCCTTGCTCAGCCAGGGCTACATCATTACCAACAGCGGTGCCAACCAGGTGGTGGGCAACAAGAGCTTCCAGCAGAACAGCGAGAATCACCTGCAGATCAGCTTCAACGTGACCTGTGCGCCGGATGTGAGCGACGAACAGCGCTCGACCATGTTCGCCAACGCCCTGCAGGACCGTTACGCGCTGAAAAAATCCAACACCTCCGCCAGCCTGGGCGTGGGGGTACTGGGTTCGGTATCGATGCCGATCGGCTCCAGCGACGACTCGATGGTCAAGGTGGCCAGCGAAACGGTGACGGCAGCGCAGTTCTATGACCGTTATTTCGCCTTGGTAGAGAGCTACCTGCCCAAGCCCAAGCCTAAGAAGGTTGAAGAAGCCAAGGTCGAGGCGCCCAAGGTTCCGAAGCCAGCGGTAGAACTGGGGTTACCTGAGCAGGCAGCGGCGAACCCGGTGGCGCCTGCGCCGGCTCCGGAAGCGGCACCGGAGGCGCAAGATGCACCTGCGCCGGCCGTTGCCCCGGCCAGTGAAGCGGCAGCGGCACCGGTGGTGGATGACAGCCAGGGCTCGCAGCCGGTGGCGCCGCCGGCCGAAGCTGCGCCTATTCAGGTGCAGCAGCAATCCCAGCCTGCCGAGGCCGCGTCACCCTCCCTTTGACTGTTTGCCTGTTACAGACACCCGCGATAACTTCCTGAACCCCTGCTACGTTTACCACTCATAAGCTTGTCATCATCCCTTCATCCCACCTGCTTAGGCTGAAGGCGATACCTACGAAGACAATATGAGTAAAGAGGACGCAGGGCGATGGATGATTACCAGGAAGAACTACTCGAAACCCAGGCTTACGAACTGGACACCCCGGAACCGGCTGAAGACGCTACCGAGCTTTAGCCCGCCCGCCGCTGGTTGCGGCGGAACTCCCCCGGCGTTAGGCCCGTCCAGCGCTTGAATGCGCGCTGGAAGGCCTCGGCCGAAGCAAACCCCAACAGATAGGCAATCTCGCCGAAGGCCAGCTCCGTGTCACGGATATAGGTCTCGGCCAGGTCGCGCCGCGTTTCGTTGAGCAGGTCGCGAAAGCGCGTGCCTTCTTCGGCGAGTTTGCGGCGCAACGTCCAGGTCGGTAGCTGTAAGTGCAGCGCCACTTCTTCCAGGTCCGGTTCACGGCCGCCATTGAGCAGCGGGCCCAGCAAGTGGGTAATGCGTTCACCCAGGCTGCGCACCCGTGTGCGTTGCAGCAGCTCTGCCTCACACAGTTGCAGCAGGTGCTGCCAGGTGCTCGGGCAATGCCTTGGGTTGGCCAGTTGCAGGGTTGCGCGGCTTAGCCGCAGCTGGTTGCCCTCGGCCGCGAATTGTACAGGTGTGTTGCACAGCGCCTGATAACACTTGGCGTAGGCAGGGGCGGCAAACTCGATGTCCAGGCGCTCGGCCTGCACCTGTGTGCCGGCCAGGTCGGCAAGTTGCGCCAGCCAGCCGGCAAGCAGTGAGTCGACCACGAAGCGGTTGTAGGCGTTGTAAGGGCTGATGGAGTAGAAACGCAACCAGGCGCCTTGGGCGTCTTCCTCAAAGCTGGAGTGGCCACGGTAGTTGGCCCCATACAGTGGCTCGAAGCGCAGCAGGGTGCGCGCCGCGTCGCCCAGTGTCGGTGCCTGGGCGGCGGTGACCCCGGCCAGGCCGGCATGCGCAAGGCGGCTCAGGCGGCCCATGTGCAGGCCCAGTGCGGCCTCGCCGCTCAGCTCGATGGCTGCGTGGCCCAGGTGCATGTAACGGGGGATCGACAAGCGCGCGCCGGCCTCGGCAAGGCGGGGCGCACCCAGACCATAACGGCGCAGCAGGGGCTCGGGGTCGTGCCCCAGTTCGCGCAGGGCCTCTGTCAGCGGCTGGACAAAGCCTACCGAAAGGTCGCCCAGGCGTACGCGGGGGCGGGTCATGAGCCTACAGCCACAGATTCAGCAGGCGGGCGCCAGGGCTGGGGGGACCCGTCAGCAACTCACCCGACTGTCGGGCAAAGCCCTGGCCGTCGCTGGCCTGCTCCCAGAACTGCCCGCGCATGAACACGCTCATGCTGCTGACGCTGGCCCCGGCTGCCTCGGTCAGGCGTTGCCAGGCAGTCTGTTCGCTGACCTCGCCCCGTTGCAGGGCCAGCCCTGCGCTGGCGTCCTGGTGGCGATTGCCGCGCCATGACGCTTCCCAGCTACCCTTGCCGCTGAGGAACACCGGGTTGGCGATCAGCTGTACCGCTTGTTGTGCCAGTTGCTCATGGTTTTGCGGATACCAGCTGTCACTGCCCACCAGGACACCCAAGCGGCCGGCCGGGGTTTGCACCACTTGCAGCGGTTGCTGGCGGCCATCATGGACGTAGCGGCGGATTTCACTGTCGGGGAACTGTTGGCGCTGTGGCTGGCCCAGCAGCGAGCCATCTGCGGCAAACACCAGGCTGCTGTTGAACAGCGGGCCACTGCCGGCATGCAGCACGCCTTGTTTGACATAGGGTGCGGGCAGCACGATGGAGCCGGCCACCAGGGTGACGCCGAACTCCTTGGCCAACCCGCCGAACAACTGCTGATAGTCTGCGGCCATTTGCTCGGCCTTCATGCGCAAATGCGCGTCAGCGCGCCAGTCGTCGCCGTCTGCGCCGAGTATTGCCAGGCCGTAGCGCAGCGGGTTGCTCAGCTCCAGCCACTGCAAGGCCTCGCGGCTGTGCGTGACTTGATAAAGCTCATTCTTTTCCCCACGCGCCCACAGCCAGGTGCCGATGTGCTCCGGCAGCACCACCACCGTGCGCGGGCTCACCAGCCCTTGCGCGCGGGCTTGCTCCAGATAAGCCGCGAGCTTGCGGTGCAGGCGTTGCAGGTTCTGGTAGTCGCCCGGGTACAGCAGCGGCTCGACGCCCAGCAGATTACCGTGCTCGCCCGGCACGCCATGGTTGAGGGCCAGCTCGATGCGCAGGTCGGACAGGTAGTGGCCTTCTGGGCGCTGCTGGGTCCAGAAGCCGTAGCCGCACAGGGAGGCGATCATCACCAGCGCCAGCGCGCTTGCCAGGAGTTTTCGCATGGAACAGGACGAGGCCTTGAGAACCGAGGGTTCCCTAGGGTAGTCCGGCTGTACGTCAGGATCAATAACTTGTCATTTTCGATCATTGAGCCCATTCAAACGGCTGTTTAATCTCGCTGACAGACAAACGACGGGCCCCGCCGACCAGTGAGGTGCCCGCATACCGTGATCACGCCACCAGGGGACTTTTCCATGGCTGCCGACCGCTACCCGCACCTGCTCGCCCCGCTGGACCTGGGCTTTACTATCTTGCGCAACCGCACCCTGATGGGCTCTATGCACACCGGCCTCGAAGAGCGCCCTGGTGGTTTCGAGCGCATGGCTGCGTACTTTGCCGAGCGCGCCCGTGGGGGCGTCGGCCTGATGGTCACCGGGGGCATTGCGCCCAACGATGAAGGCGGGGTGTATTCCGGCGCGGCCAAGCTCAGTACCGAAGAAGAGGCCGACAAGCACCGCATCGTCACCGAAGCCGTGCACGCGGCGGGTGGCAAGGTGTGCCTGCAGATCCTGCATGCCGGGCGTTACGCTTACAGCCCTCGGCAGGTGGCACCTAGCGCGATCCAGGCGCCGATCAATCCGTTCACGCCCAAGGCGCTGGACGAGGAGGGCATCGAGAAACAGATTGCCGACTTCGTCAATTGCGCGGCACTGGCCCAGCGCGCGGGTTACGACGGCGTCGAGATCATGGGTTCGGAAGGCTACTTCATCAACCAGTTCCTCGCCGCCCACACCAACCACCGCACCGATCGCTGGGGCGGCAGCTATGAAAACCGCATGCGCCTGGCGGTGGAAATCGTCAGCCGGGTACGCGGCGCGGTAGGGCCGAATTTCATCATCATCTTCCGCCTGTCGATGCTCGACCTTGTTGAGGGTGGCAGCACTTGGGACGAGATCGAGCTGCTGGCCAAAGCCATCGAGCAGGCTGGCGCGACCTTGATCAACACCGGCATCGGCTGGCACGAAGCGCGTATCCCCACTATCGCCACCAAGGTGCCGCGTGCGGCATTCAGCAAGGTCACGGCCAAGCTGCGTGGGGTAGTGAATATTCCGTTGATCACCACCAACCGTATCAATACGCCGGAAGTGGCCGAAGCTGTATTGGCCGAAGGCGATGCGGATATGGTTTCAATGGCCAGGCCGTTCCTGGCCGACCCGGAATTCGTCAACAAGGCAGCGGCTGGCCGTGCCGATGAGATCAACACCTGCATCGGCTGTAATCAGGCCTGCCTGGACCACACCTTCGGCGGCAAGCTGACCAGTTGCCTGGTCAACCCGCGTGCCTGCCACGAAACCGAGCTCAACTACCTGCCCGTGCGGGCAGTGAAGCGCATTGCCGTGGTCGGCGCCGGCCCGGCTGGCCTGGCTGCGGCCACCGTGGCGGCCGAGCGGGGCCACGCGGTGACCCTGTTTGACGGCGCAAGCGAAATCGGGGGGCAGTTCAACGTGGCCAAGCGGGTGCCGGGCAAGGAAGAATTCTTTGAAACCCTGCGCTACTTTCGCAACAAGGTGAAGAGCACGGGCGTGGACCTGCGCCTGAATACCCGTGTCGACGTGCAGGCGCTGGTGAGCGGCGGCTACGACGAAATCATCCTGGCCACTGGCATCGCACCGCGTACCCCGGCCATTCCCGGTGTTGAGCATGCCAAGGTGCTCAGCTACCTGGACGTGCTGCTTGAACGCAAGCCGGTAGGCAAGGCGGTCGCGGTCATTGGTGCGGGTGGTATCGGCTTCGATGTCTCCGAATACCTCGTGCACCAAGGCGTGGCCACCAGCCAGGACCGTGAGGCGTTCTGGCAGGAGTGGGGCATCGATACCCGTCTTGAGGCACGTGGCGGTGTGGCCGGGATCAAGGCCGAGCCGCATGCGCCGGCGCGGCAGGTGTACCTGTTGCAGCGCAAGAAGTCCAAGGTGGGTGATGGCCTGGGCAAGACGACGGGCTGGATTCACCGCACCGGGTTGAAGAACAAGCGGGTACAGATGCTTAACAGTGTCGAGTACCTGGGTATCGACGATGCCGGTTTGCACATTCGTGTGGCCGACGGCGAGCCGCAGGTGCTGCCGGTGGATAACGTGGTGATCTGCGCTGGCCAGGAT from Pseudomonas fortuita carries:
- a CDS encoding CvpA family protein — its product is MAFTLVDWAIIAIIAVSTLISLKRGFVKEALSLLIWIVAGAVAWMFGGSLSVYLESYIQTPSMRVIAGCAILFVATLLVGAMVNFLVGELIRVTGLSGTDRFLGMAFGAARGALLVVVAIGLISLGPVQQDTWWQESRLIPQFLLVADWSKNLILGFTGQWTPSGLISAPADLPFKEQLLGPSRP
- the purF gene encoding amidophosphoribosyltransferase, translating into MCGIVGIVGKSNVNQALYDALTVLQHRGQDAAGIVTSHDGRLFLRKDNGLVRDVFQQRHMQRLVGSMGIGHVRYPTAGSSTSAEAQPFYVNSPYGITLAHNGNLTNVEQLAKEIYESDLRHVNTNSDSEVLLNVFAHELAVRGKLQPTEEDVFAAVSHVHSRCVGGYAVVAMVTGYGIVGFRDPHGIRPVVFGQRHTDEGVEYMIASESVALDVLGFTLIRDLAPGEAVYITEEGQLFTKQCAESPKLQPCIFEHVYLARPDSIIDGISVYKARLRMGEKLADKIMRERPEHDIDVVIPIPDTSRTAALELANRLGVKFREGFVKNRYIGRTFIMPGQAARKKSVRQKLNAIELEFRGKNVMLVDDSIVRGTTCKQIIQMAREAGAKNVYFCSAAPAVRYPNVYGIDMPSVHELIAHNRTTEQVAELIGADWLIYQDLPDLIDSVGGGKIKIDHFDCAVFNGEYVTGDIDDAYLERIEQARNDLAKVKNQAVSAIIDLYNN
- a CDS encoding O-succinylhomoserine sulfhydrylase, producing MTDQWDAGRLDSDLEGVGFDTLAVRAGQHRTPEGEHSEALFLTSSYVFRTAADAAARFAGETPGNVYSRYTNPSVRAFEERLAAMEGAEQAVGTSTGMAAILAVVMSLCSAGDHVLVSQSVFGSTISLFEKYFKRFGVQVDYVPLVDLGGWEKAIKANTKLLIVESPSNPLAELVDITALSEIAHARGAMLVVDNCFSTPALQQPLKLGADIVFHSATKFIDGQGRCMGGVVAGRAEQMKEVVGFLRTAGPTLSPFNAWIFTKGLETLRLRMRAHCESAQALAEWLEQQDGVEKVHYAGLPSHPQHELAKRQMSGFGAVVSFEVKGGKEGAWRFIDATRVISITTNLGDSKTTIAHPATTSHGRLSAQEREAAGIRDSLIRVAVGLEDVADLQADLARGLAAL
- a CDS encoding SDR family oxidoreductase, with the translated sequence MIEIRGSTPGHNGRVALVTGAARGIGLGIAAWLVCEGWQVVLSDLDRQRGSKVAKALGDNAWFITMDVADEAQVSAGVSEVLGQFGRLDALVCNAAIANPHNQTLESLSLAQWNRVLAVNLNGPMLLAKHCAPYLRAHNGAIVNLTSTRARQSEPDTEAYAASKGGLVALTHALAMSLGPEIRVNAVSPGWIDARDPSQRRAEPLTDADHAQHPTGRVGTVEDVAAMVAWLLSRQAAFVTGQEFVVDGGMTRKMIYT
- a CDS encoding DUF2242 domain-containing protein — encoded protein: MTRSSVFGALGLALVLAGVAGCSSKKTAVYEHENFDDSGTFSRSFPVSDAGTCEAARRALLSQGYIITNSGANQVVGNKSFQQNSENHLQISFNVTCAPDVSDEQRSTMFANALQDRYALKKSNTSASLGVGVLGSVSMPIGSSDDSMVKVASETVTAAQFYDRYFALVESYLPKPKPKKVEEAKVEAPKVPKPAVELGLPEQAAANPVAPAPAPEAAPEAQDAPAPAVAPASEAAAAPVVDDSQGSQPVAPPAEAAPIQVQQQSQPAEAASPSL
- a CDS encoding AraC family transcriptional regulator, coding for MTRPRVRLGDLSVGFVQPLTEALRELGHDPEPLLRRYGLGAPRLAEAGARLSIPRYMHLGHAAIELSGEAALGLHMGRLSRLAHAGLAGVTAAQAPTLGDAARTLLRFEPLYGANYRGHSSFEEDAQGAWLRFYSISPYNAYNRFVVDSLLAGWLAQLADLAGTQVQAERLDIEFAAPAYAKCYQALCNTPVQFAAEGNQLRLSRATLQLANPRHCPSTWQHLLQLCEAELLQRTRVRSLGERITHLLGPLLNGGREPDLEEVALHLQLPTWTLRRKLAEEGTRFRDLLNETRRDLAETYIRDTELAFGEIAYLLGFASAEAFQRAFKRWTGLTPGEFRRNQRRAG
- a CDS encoding nitrilase-related carbon-nitrogen hydrolase, with the translated sequence MRKLLASALALVMIASLCGYGFWTQQRPEGHYLSDLRIELALNHGVPGEHGNLLGVEPLLYPGDYQNLQRLHRKLAAYLEQARAQGLVSPRTVVVLPEHIGTWLWARGEKNELYQVTHSREALQWLELSNPLRYGLAILGADGDDWRADAHLRMKAEQMAADYQQLFGGLAKEFGVTLVAGSIVLPAPYVKQGVLHAGSGPLFNSSLVFAADGSLLGQPQRQQFPDSEIRRYVHDGRQQPLQVVQTPAGRLGVLVGSDSWYPQNHEQLAQQAVQLIANPVFLSGKGSWEASWRGNRHQDASAGLALQRGEVSEQTAWQRLTEAAGASVSSMSVFMRGQFWEQASDGQGFARQSGELLTGPPSPGARLLNLWL
- a CDS encoding NADPH-dependent 2,4-dienoyl-CoA reductase → MAADRYPHLLAPLDLGFTILRNRTLMGSMHTGLEERPGGFERMAAYFAERARGGVGLMVTGGIAPNDEGGVYSGAAKLSTEEEADKHRIVTEAVHAAGGKVCLQILHAGRYAYSPRQVAPSAIQAPINPFTPKALDEEGIEKQIADFVNCAALAQRAGYDGVEIMGSEGYFINQFLAAHTNHRTDRWGGSYENRMRLAVEIVSRVRGAVGPNFIIIFRLSMLDLVEGGSTWDEIELLAKAIEQAGATLINTGIGWHEARIPTIATKVPRAAFSKVTAKLRGVVNIPLITTNRINTPEVAEAVLAEGDADMVSMARPFLADPEFVNKAAAGRADEINTCIGCNQACLDHTFGGKLTSCLVNPRACHETELNYLPVRAVKRIAVVGAGPAGLAAATVAAERGHAVTLFDGASEIGGQFNVAKRVPGKEEFFETLRYFRNKVKSTGVDLRLNTRVDVQALVSGGYDEIILATGIAPRTPAIPGVEHAKVLSYLDVLLERKPVGKAVAVIGAGGIGFDVSEYLVHQGVATSQDREAFWQEWGIDTRLEARGGVAGIKAEPHAPARQVYLLQRKKSKVGDGLGKTTGWIHRTGLKNKRVQMLNSVEYLGIDDAGLHIRVADGEPQVLPVDNVVICAGQDPLRELQDGLVAAGQSVHLIGGADVAAELDAKRAINQGSRLAAEL